A window of Garra rufa chromosome 16, GarRuf1.0, whole genome shotgun sequence contains these coding sequences:
- the rab11fip5b gene encoding uncharacterized protein rab11fip5b isoform X1, whose amino-acid sequence MPLISLDDDDQRWVPTHVNVTVLRARGLRTKGKQGSRYVYTIIQVGKEKYTTGLVEKAEEPQWNEECSFELLPGLLEADGMSAYPPGSGNLVLTVMHRVLIGLDVFLGQTIIPIDKVFQDGMCPRNEWLKLHSKAGRKEKERGELQVTIQFTRNNMTASMYDLTIKDKPRSAFGKLKDRVTGKKRGDVESSSAILPGRYAALSGSVGPPFAGDGGPDEPGEEEVVDEHRSKVKDFFLKGKLRKNSDTRSCSSLASDSSMASSAGDPFIPVELSRTPVYSSRVMEPFRMDTEGGIKVMTHKRAHSDEASKITGVPRPSPAVENIKGQSMALSKSTLCINGSHIYSSEPASPKSPSTIPAKRSLLEKCAPLSRSLQNLTRRGEDSQKSDGRRWSIEKSKKEDSEADGAQSQSQGATTSEGKPVQAAGPVEVVDKGKKLRKTLFSSGRSDSLPAKPEQSQVSAPLEGRRRGWFGSGDSQNKPRLGVSPKVESSSDTPCQIPCSPSQPPCSLPLGCTTSSVSPPSGNPFTHSSPTPPSISPSNPFLTRLQQNPFFEDLIAEEALKSPTAGYCSLNSSLYHPVECSPLRNGGQNKMSAIKRERPRSMSRQRSLPAIMPETPDRNSNTNPNHSLSERAGECDDFEEFATSRLKSPSGTPTRPPSAPYLSQVPNTNQMQKANIGLRVDEVDMGVPRPWDLPPLPPRRPMRTQGITTDSWLDRAQELAVQKEACFLSQTDFASLQHVKDGDVKRNSQILCPDKELHHISSGGCNKMDAELHGGIRLNEFMVEESNFALNNNDNGSPNGFGEDALGSSECEYTVPETLCFPSDWETTVAESLCSSPQNQPKHDSEPFCEIMVSNEQQSKTKTNGVGLLTLSPRDSNNNTDASEFAFIDSESSPSELQPPSDGLKLSKDCSNLQLNGSSLPGCSPGLPKDIMCRMASELEMFSPINSNNNITSQLSNSQNHHHCSSPFEELGGQKVDTCEHQNTTLADVLLNKEITVITQTCSSTVTTQIQKEAGEDNLFTTHNHLTEGNPHSEACFLKGNKLEESSSTLEEQISFEDLHARVAPRNSRSPYKTEVRSARIRPRSTTGSPKTVSSGESLPGSPHPTSDLILHDPSPSPTPLAGTNSCLHPDPSLPANPPNELPSMGSTRSSTAQPHVDAPLSLSPEETQPANVLLPHEESSPHPVKPLTNTALQGEKKPESRSVLEKLKSTINPGRSAPPTTAEDEKNQLALMEARAQYQNMTNMELIALLLQQEMDIKKQRAETEVQVALLEKRDAELKKMKVQVRDLEDYIDKLLVRIMEQTPTLLQVRARPK is encoded by the exons ATGGCTCAAGCTGCACTCCAAGGCTGGTCGGAAAGAGAAAGAGCGGGGAGAGCTCCAGGTCACCATCCAGTTCACCCGCAACAACATGACCGCTAGTATGTACGATCTGACCATAAAGGACAAGCCCCGTTCTGCATTTGGAAAGCTGAAGGACCGTGTCACAGGAAAAAAGAGAGGAGACGTGGAATCCTCTTCTGCTATTTTACCTGGCCGCTACGCCGCCCTGTCAGGGTCTGTAGGTCCTCCCTTTGCAGGAGATGGTGGACCCGACGAGCCGGGAGAGGAAGAGGTGGTCGATGAACACCGGAGCAAGGTGAAAGACTTCTTTCTTAAGGGGAAGCTGCGCAAGAATTCAGACACACGGTCCTGTTCGTCATTGGCGTCAGACAGTAGCATGGCATCATCTGCTGGGGATCCTTTTATCCCAGTAGAGCTTTCCAGAACACCCGTCTACAGCAGCAGAGTGATGGAGCCCTTCCGAATGGACACTGAAGGTGGGATAAAAG TGATGACCCACAAGCGCGCGCACAGTGATGAAGCCAGTAAGATCACGGGTGTTCCTCGTCCCAGCCCTGCTGTGGAAAACATAAAAGGCCAAAGTATGGCGCTCTCCAAATCAACCCTCTGCATCAACGGTAGCCATATCTACTCATCTGAGCCTGCCAGCCCCAAGAGTCCAAGCACCATCCCAGCCAAGCGCTCCCTGCTGGAGAAATGTGCACCACTTTCTCGATCTCTCCAGAATCTGACCCGACGCGGCGAGGACTCGCAGAAGAGCGATGGGAGACGCTGGTCCATTGAAAAGAGCAAGAAGGAGGACAGTGAGGCAGATGGAGCTCAGAGTCAGAGCCAAGGGGCCACAACCTCAGAGGGAAAGCCAGTGCAGGCCGCTGGACCTGTGGAAGTGGTGGATAAAGGAAAAAAGCTGAGGAAAACTCTGTTTTCTAGTGGGAGGAGTGACTCCCTCCCAGCCAAGCCGGAGCAGAGCCAGGTTTCTGCTCCTCTTGAGGGCAGACGCAGAGGATGGTTTGGCTCCGGTGACTCCCAGAACAAGCCAAG GCTGGGAGTCTCTCCTAAGGTAGAGAGCAGCTCAGACACCCCCTGTCAGATCCCTTGCTCCCCCAGCCAGCCCCCGTGCTCTCTTCCCCTCGGTTGCACTACCAGCTCGGTGTCTCCCCCTAGCGGCAACCCATTCACCCACTCATCCCCAACACCCCCTTCCATCTCTCCCTCCAACCCTTTCCTCACACGACTACAGCAAAATCCCTTTTTTGAGGATCTTATAGCCGAGGAAGCACTGAAGTCTCCGACTGCTGGGTACTGTTCTCTTAATTCAAGTCTTTATCATCCAGTCGAATGCAGTCCACTCCGTAATGGAGGACAGAACAAAATGTCCGCAATAAAACGGGAAAGACCCAGAAGTATGTCTAGGCAAAGATCTCTACCAGCCATTATGCCTGAGACACCAGATAGAAACTCAAACACTAATCCGAACCACTCTCTGTCTGAGAGGGCTGGGGAATGTGATGATTTTGAAGAGTTTGCCACCAGCCGGCTCAAATCGCCAAGCGGGACTCCAACTAGACCTCCATCAGCGCCGTATCTCTCGCAGGTACCAAATACAAACCAGATGCAGAAAGCGAACATTGGTTTAAGGGTTGATGAAGTTGACATGGGTGTTCCAAGGCCATGGGATCTGCCTCCTCTACCACCACGGAGACCCATGAGGACCCAAGGGATCACTACGGACAGCTGGTTGGATAGAGCCCAGGAGCTAGCTGTGCAGAAAGAGGCTTGCTTCCTTTCCCAGACAGACTTTGCCTCCCTTCAACACGTGAAAGATGGAGATGTGAAGAGGAACTCTCAGATTTTATGTCCAGATAAAGAGTTGCACCATATTTCTTCAGGAGGGTGTAACAAGATGGATGCAGAGTTGCACGGCGGCATCAGACTGAATGAATTCATGGTTGAGGAATCCAATTTCGCTTTGAACAACAATGACAACGGCTCACCGAATGGATTTGGTGAAGATGCACTTGGAAGTTCTGAATGCGAGTACACGGTACCTGAAACTCTGTGTTTCCCATCTGACTGGGAAACCACAGTGGCTGAATCACTTTGCAGTTCTCCTCAGAACCAACCAAAGCACGATTCAGAACCATTCTGTGAAATAATGGTCTCCAATGAACAACAATCCAAGACTAAAACCAATGGCGTCGGTTTGTTGACCCTCTCACCTAGAGATTCGAACAACAATACAGATGCTTCAGAGTTTGCGTTTATTGATTCTGAAAGTTCACCGTCTGAGTTGCAACCACCTTCTGATGGTCTTAAATTATCCAAAGATTGTTCAAATTTGCAGTTGAATGGTTCTTCGCTTCCTGGGTGCTCCCCAGGATTACCTAAGGATATAATGTGCAGAATGGCATCGGAGTTGGAGATGTTTTCACCAATAAACAGCAATAATAACATCACATCACAATTGTCCAACTCACAAAACCATCACCATTGCTCATCACCTTTTGAAGAACTAGGAGGACAAAAAGTTGACACTTGTGAACATCAAAACACTACTTTGGCTGATGTTCTTCTCAACAAAGAGATCACTGTGATCACTCAAACATGCTCAAGCACTGTGACAACGCAAATCCAAAAAGAGGCAGGAGAAGACAACTTGTTCACTACGCATAATCATTTAACAGAAGGTAACCCACACTCTGAAGCCTGCTTCTTAAAAGGCAACAAGCTTGAGGAATCATCTTCAACGCTTGAAGAGCAAATAAGCTTCGAGGACTTGCATGCTAGAGTAGCTCCACGAAACTCCAGGAGCCCCTATAAAACGGAAGTCAGATCAGCCCGTATCAGGCCGCGCTCAACCACAGGCTCACCCAAAACCGTCTCAAGTGGCGAATCGCTCCCAGGCTCTCCTCATCCtacatcagatctcattttgCATGATCCTTCCCCTTCACCCACCCCATTAGCTGGTACTAATTCCTGCCTCCACCCTGACCCTTCCCTTCCTGCGAACCCCCCAAACGAGTTGCCCAGCATGGGTTCCACACGCTCCTCCACCGCCCAGCCCCACGTTGACGCACCGCTCTCCCTCTCACCTGAGGAGACACAGCCAGCTAACGTCCTCCTGCCCCATGAGGAGAGCAG CCCTCACCCAGTGAAGCCCTTGACCAACACAGCTCTACAGGGAGAGAAGAAACCTGAAAGTCGCTCTGTGCTGGAGAAACTCAAGTCCACCATCAATCCAGGACGATCTGCACCACCAACCACTGCTGAGGATGAGaaaaaccag CTGGCTCTGATGGAGGCTCGGGCTCAGTACCAAAACATGACCAACATGGAGCTGATAGCCCTGCTGCTTCAGCAGGAAATGGACATCAAGAAGCAGCGGGCTGAAACCGAGGTGCAGGTGGCATTATTGGAGAAACGTGATGCCGAACTGAAGAAGATGAAGGTTCAGGTCAGAGACCTGGAGGACTACATTGACAAGCTGCTGGTGCGCATTATGGAACAGACGCCGACCTTGCTGCAGGTACGCGCCAGACCAAAGTGA
- the rab11fip5b gene encoding uncharacterized protein rab11fip5b isoform X2 has protein sequence MPLISLDDDDQRWVPTHVNVTVLRARGLRTKGKQGSRYVYTIIQVGKEKYTTGLVEKAEEPQWNEECSFELLPGLLEADGMSAYPPGSGNLVLTVMHRVLIGLDVFLGQTIIPIDKVFQDGMCPRNEWLKLHSKAGRKEKERGELQVTIQFTRNNMTASMYDLTIKDKPRSAFGKLKDRVTGKKRGDVESSSAILPGRYAALSGSVGPPFAGDGGPDEPGEEEVVDEHRSKVKDFFLKGKLRKNSDTRSCSSLASDSSMASSAGDPFIPVELSRTPVYSSRVMEPFRMDTEVMTHKRAHSDEASKITGVPRPSPAVENIKGQSMALSKSTLCINGSHIYSSEPASPKSPSTIPAKRSLLEKCAPLSRSLQNLTRRGEDSQKSDGRRWSIEKSKKEDSEADGAQSQSQGATTSEGKPVQAAGPVEVVDKGKKLRKTLFSSGRSDSLPAKPEQSQVSAPLEGRRRGWFGSGDSQNKPRLGVSPKVESSSDTPCQIPCSPSQPPCSLPLGCTTSSVSPPSGNPFTHSSPTPPSISPSNPFLTRLQQNPFFEDLIAEEALKSPTAGYCSLNSSLYHPVECSPLRNGGQNKMSAIKRERPRSMSRQRSLPAIMPETPDRNSNTNPNHSLSERAGECDDFEEFATSRLKSPSGTPTRPPSAPYLSQVPNTNQMQKANIGLRVDEVDMGVPRPWDLPPLPPRRPMRTQGITTDSWLDRAQELAVQKEACFLSQTDFASLQHVKDGDVKRNSQILCPDKELHHISSGGCNKMDAELHGGIRLNEFMVEESNFALNNNDNGSPNGFGEDALGSSECEYTVPETLCFPSDWETTVAESLCSSPQNQPKHDSEPFCEIMVSNEQQSKTKTNGVGLLTLSPRDSNNNTDASEFAFIDSESSPSELQPPSDGLKLSKDCSNLQLNGSSLPGCSPGLPKDIMCRMASELEMFSPINSNNNITSQLSNSQNHHHCSSPFEELGGQKVDTCEHQNTTLADVLLNKEITVITQTCSSTVTTQIQKEAGEDNLFTTHNHLTEGNPHSEACFLKGNKLEESSSTLEEQISFEDLHARVAPRNSRSPYKTEVRSARIRPRSTTGSPKTVSSGESLPGSPHPTSDLILHDPSPSPTPLAGTNSCLHPDPSLPANPPNELPSMGSTRSSTAQPHVDAPLSLSPEETQPANVLLPHEESSPHPVKPLTNTALQGEKKPESRSVLEKLKSTINPGRSAPPTTAEDEKNQLALMEARAQYQNMTNMELIALLLQQEMDIKKQRAETEVQVALLEKRDAELKKMKVQVRDLEDYIDKLLVRIMEQTPTLLQVRARPK, from the exons ATGGCTCAAGCTGCACTCCAAGGCTGGTCGGAAAGAGAAAGAGCGGGGAGAGCTCCAGGTCACCATCCAGTTCACCCGCAACAACATGACCGCTAGTATGTACGATCTGACCATAAAGGACAAGCCCCGTTCTGCATTTGGAAAGCTGAAGGACCGTGTCACAGGAAAAAAGAGAGGAGACGTGGAATCCTCTTCTGCTATTTTACCTGGCCGCTACGCCGCCCTGTCAGGGTCTGTAGGTCCTCCCTTTGCAGGAGATGGTGGACCCGACGAGCCGGGAGAGGAAGAGGTGGTCGATGAACACCGGAGCAAGGTGAAAGACTTCTTTCTTAAGGGGAAGCTGCGCAAGAATTCAGACACACGGTCCTGTTCGTCATTGGCGTCAGACAGTAGCATGGCATCATCTGCTGGGGATCCTTTTATCCCAGTAGAGCTTTCCAGAACACCCGTCTACAGCAGCAGAGTGATGGAGCCCTTCCGAATGGACACTGAAG TGATGACCCACAAGCGCGCGCACAGTGATGAAGCCAGTAAGATCACGGGTGTTCCTCGTCCCAGCCCTGCTGTGGAAAACATAAAAGGCCAAAGTATGGCGCTCTCCAAATCAACCCTCTGCATCAACGGTAGCCATATCTACTCATCTGAGCCTGCCAGCCCCAAGAGTCCAAGCACCATCCCAGCCAAGCGCTCCCTGCTGGAGAAATGTGCACCACTTTCTCGATCTCTCCAGAATCTGACCCGACGCGGCGAGGACTCGCAGAAGAGCGATGGGAGACGCTGGTCCATTGAAAAGAGCAAGAAGGAGGACAGTGAGGCAGATGGAGCTCAGAGTCAGAGCCAAGGGGCCACAACCTCAGAGGGAAAGCCAGTGCAGGCCGCTGGACCTGTGGAAGTGGTGGATAAAGGAAAAAAGCTGAGGAAAACTCTGTTTTCTAGTGGGAGGAGTGACTCCCTCCCAGCCAAGCCGGAGCAGAGCCAGGTTTCTGCTCCTCTTGAGGGCAGACGCAGAGGATGGTTTGGCTCCGGTGACTCCCAGAACAAGCCAAG GCTGGGAGTCTCTCCTAAGGTAGAGAGCAGCTCAGACACCCCCTGTCAGATCCCTTGCTCCCCCAGCCAGCCCCCGTGCTCTCTTCCCCTCGGTTGCACTACCAGCTCGGTGTCTCCCCCTAGCGGCAACCCATTCACCCACTCATCCCCAACACCCCCTTCCATCTCTCCCTCCAACCCTTTCCTCACACGACTACAGCAAAATCCCTTTTTTGAGGATCTTATAGCCGAGGAAGCACTGAAGTCTCCGACTGCTGGGTACTGTTCTCTTAATTCAAGTCTTTATCATCCAGTCGAATGCAGTCCACTCCGTAATGGAGGACAGAACAAAATGTCCGCAATAAAACGGGAAAGACCCAGAAGTATGTCTAGGCAAAGATCTCTACCAGCCATTATGCCTGAGACACCAGATAGAAACTCAAACACTAATCCGAACCACTCTCTGTCTGAGAGGGCTGGGGAATGTGATGATTTTGAAGAGTTTGCCACCAGCCGGCTCAAATCGCCAAGCGGGACTCCAACTAGACCTCCATCAGCGCCGTATCTCTCGCAGGTACCAAATACAAACCAGATGCAGAAAGCGAACATTGGTTTAAGGGTTGATGAAGTTGACATGGGTGTTCCAAGGCCATGGGATCTGCCTCCTCTACCACCACGGAGACCCATGAGGACCCAAGGGATCACTACGGACAGCTGGTTGGATAGAGCCCAGGAGCTAGCTGTGCAGAAAGAGGCTTGCTTCCTTTCCCAGACAGACTTTGCCTCCCTTCAACACGTGAAAGATGGAGATGTGAAGAGGAACTCTCAGATTTTATGTCCAGATAAAGAGTTGCACCATATTTCTTCAGGAGGGTGTAACAAGATGGATGCAGAGTTGCACGGCGGCATCAGACTGAATGAATTCATGGTTGAGGAATCCAATTTCGCTTTGAACAACAATGACAACGGCTCACCGAATGGATTTGGTGAAGATGCACTTGGAAGTTCTGAATGCGAGTACACGGTACCTGAAACTCTGTGTTTCCCATCTGACTGGGAAACCACAGTGGCTGAATCACTTTGCAGTTCTCCTCAGAACCAACCAAAGCACGATTCAGAACCATTCTGTGAAATAATGGTCTCCAATGAACAACAATCCAAGACTAAAACCAATGGCGTCGGTTTGTTGACCCTCTCACCTAGAGATTCGAACAACAATACAGATGCTTCAGAGTTTGCGTTTATTGATTCTGAAAGTTCACCGTCTGAGTTGCAACCACCTTCTGATGGTCTTAAATTATCCAAAGATTGTTCAAATTTGCAGTTGAATGGTTCTTCGCTTCCTGGGTGCTCCCCAGGATTACCTAAGGATATAATGTGCAGAATGGCATCGGAGTTGGAGATGTTTTCACCAATAAACAGCAATAATAACATCACATCACAATTGTCCAACTCACAAAACCATCACCATTGCTCATCACCTTTTGAAGAACTAGGAGGACAAAAAGTTGACACTTGTGAACATCAAAACACTACTTTGGCTGATGTTCTTCTCAACAAAGAGATCACTGTGATCACTCAAACATGCTCAAGCACTGTGACAACGCAAATCCAAAAAGAGGCAGGAGAAGACAACTTGTTCACTACGCATAATCATTTAACAGAAGGTAACCCACACTCTGAAGCCTGCTTCTTAAAAGGCAACAAGCTTGAGGAATCATCTTCAACGCTTGAAGAGCAAATAAGCTTCGAGGACTTGCATGCTAGAGTAGCTCCACGAAACTCCAGGAGCCCCTATAAAACGGAAGTCAGATCAGCCCGTATCAGGCCGCGCTCAACCACAGGCTCACCCAAAACCGTCTCAAGTGGCGAATCGCTCCCAGGCTCTCCTCATCCtacatcagatctcattttgCATGATCCTTCCCCTTCACCCACCCCATTAGCTGGTACTAATTCCTGCCTCCACCCTGACCCTTCCCTTCCTGCGAACCCCCCAAACGAGTTGCCCAGCATGGGTTCCACACGCTCCTCCACCGCCCAGCCCCACGTTGACGCACCGCTCTCCCTCTCACCTGAGGAGACACAGCCAGCTAACGTCCTCCTGCCCCATGAGGAGAGCAG CCCTCACCCAGTGAAGCCCTTGACCAACACAGCTCTACAGGGAGAGAAGAAACCTGAAAGTCGCTCTGTGCTGGAGAAACTCAAGTCCACCATCAATCCAGGACGATCTGCACCACCAACCACTGCTGAGGATGAGaaaaaccag CTGGCTCTGATGGAGGCTCGGGCTCAGTACCAAAACATGACCAACATGGAGCTGATAGCCCTGCTGCTTCAGCAGGAAATGGACATCAAGAAGCAGCGGGCTGAAACCGAGGTGCAGGTGGCATTATTGGAGAAACGTGATGCCGAACTGAAGAAGATGAAGGTTCAGGTCAGAGACCTGGAGGACTACATTGACAAGCTGCTGGTGCGCATTATGGAACAGACGCCGACCTTGCTGCAGGTACGCGCCAGACCAAAGTGA